One region of Thermodesulfovibrionales bacterium genomic DNA includes:
- a CDS encoding ribonuclease H-like YkuK family protein produces MIFYSPTSGSLTFDGVFSKLVEFIGQEPHRRYRLIIGSDSFLGDETTFVVAIVIHRKGSGGRYFYRKIRHKKIKNLRQRIMLETTLSLEIAELLRQKLSQNGYAKLPVEIHIDVGENGETKDIIKEVVGMVAGSGYVAVTKPDSFGASKVADRHSG; encoded by the coding sequence ATGATATTTTACAGCCCCACCTCAGGGAGCCTCACCTTTGATGGCGTATTTTCAAAACTCGTGGAATTCATAGGACAGGAACCCCATAGACGCTATCGTTTGATTATAGGTAGCGACTCATTCCTTGGAGATGAAACAACCTTTGTTGTTGCAATAGTTATACACAGAAAGGGTTCAGGCGGACGATATTTCTACAGAAAAATCAGACATAAAAAGATTAAAAATCTGAGACAGAGGATAATGCTCGAGACAACACTGAGCCTTGAGATTGCTGAACTATTGAGGCAGAAACTTTCCCAGAATGGTTACGCAAAACTTCCTGTGGAAATTCACATTGATGTGGGTGAGAATGGTGAAACAAAGGATATAATTAAGGAGGTAGTGGGAATGGTTGCTGGGTCAGGATATGTGGCTGTTACAAAGCCAGATTCCTTTGGAGCATCAAAGGTGGCAGACAGGCACTCAGGATAA